TTGGCATCTGTCCCAAAGCGTGTTTCTCGAACCCAAGTTGTTCAGCAAGTGTTTCTCTATTCCAAAGCGTGGCTTCCTGCTCAAACTTGGTTACGAAAagacaaatgagagagagagagagagagagagagagagagagagattaaaacCATCTACAATGTGGTAGTATGGTTCCATTCACTTCTGGAACCCTTCTTCCAGTAAATAAATATCCTCGTGCAAACTATCCTGTGATTCCAAACATTTCACAACGCCTGCTTAAGACACTGCCGCTAGTATGACAGGCATTTCTAACAGATTGTAAAGCCTCTAGTGCAGGGAATTTCTGGCTACTGCTGCAACCTTACTACAAGCATTTTTTGGAGACGTGTATTTAGGACCAACAAATAACAGAGAAACTAAATTATATATGGCTGGAGACAAAACAATGTCCATCCCTTAAAAGGTTGGGAAACATCTTCACCGGTTACCAGTTGTGTAAGGAAGTCATATTGACACATCTCAAACCATCAGCAAGACAGCAACTGCAGTTCTGCTAGCTCGTTGGCAAAACATTTGCAGCCATGTAAGGTGAGATGCATCCCTGTACCTGAAGCAAAACAGGCATGTAGAACAATATCCGAAGCTTAcgttttgaaaggaaaaatggaGATGTGGTCAGGGAAGGATCAAGCACGAATATAATCGTGAAAACCTCATGGCTATCTAATGCACAACAATATTAGGTACATGACGTGTACGCCCTTATATGCATTTCCGCCATATCGATCACTACCAGTGGTAGAATTTGGAAGCATTTCCAGTATCCGGCATTCTACCACGCAAAACAGCATAGAGTATATTCAAGAGTACCCATAAATCAGTTTGTTCTTTTAGGCTACATAGCATGAACATCTTTTTGTTTCACGTCTTCATCCAAAGTTCCAATACTCCAAAATCTTCTTATCTCGATAATAAAAGTGCATCTCATAGCACTTACAACCATGGATTTTATCCAACAAGAAGATTAGCTTCAtaaatggaaaaagaagaacaatGATGATATTGACAAGAGCCAATAGaaatacaaatttaaaaaaaaaaagatgacacAAAAAGAATTAGTGCATCCTGAAAATAACAAGCCATTTATATGTCGTGTAATCCTCTAGGATTCCAGTATGATCAGAGGAGGGACAGAATTGTTCCCTCGAGGATACACAACTTTCCTCATTCCATAAGCAATGCATAGAAGTGGATATCAAACGTGACATAATAGGGATATATGGGATGACTAGGGGTTCAGACTTCAGAAATACAAATGTGCCCTGCAGATGTTTATGTTACCTGCAACAAAGTAGTTGGAATCTGGATAAGCCCCTGCAGTAAAAGATCTACTTTCTCCAGTGTGTTCTGCAGAACAGGGGTAATTACATAGAGTACACGTTTGAAAATGTCGATGCCTCTCACCAAACCTGGTTCATAAAGAATGAGAAATCAATTCTAGATAGATCACTGTGATGCAGTATATCAGCATTAATTGAAGAAAATACGAATTAAGATAGTCAGGTTAACCATATCATACAATAGGAAAATCCTGCAGAAAAAGAAGTATTCAATGTCGACCCAAGAAACCAAACTCGCTTTGCTTTCCGAGCAACACAAGATACCGCTCAATATATATCAACCACAAGATCATTCcttaaaaaaggaagaagactTTAGCTCCCAGGACCTTCAGTTGTGATAGTTCCGTTGGTAAATACCTGTTCTTGAATTGTCGGAGCCATCACTTAATATTCTCAAAACACATCAAGATGTCAATTTTACGAATAAATACCACCAATATATCCTGAAAGCTATAGTAGATAACATAATCTATCTACTGACTTTGCAAACAAGCTAAACTCAAAATAGTACTTCTTTATCAGCAACAAAAACAGATTTCATCCCAATACCAATAGAAGGTACAAAAGCAGGGGGGATGAAAATCATGACTGAAACAAAAATTGGCGTGAATTACAAAATAAGGAGAAGTAAGCTAATCATAAAGGTGGAGATAGTGAACCCTACCCAGACCGACACACTGAGGCAAATGTTCAGAATCTTCAGAACTAACAGCCAAGCCAACAATGGTCGCATTCAAGCTGTAGAAGACTTCAGTACTTGGTACCTAGTGCAGAATTATTAAACCATGAGAAACTGTCTTATTCcccatatgaattcaaaagaaacgaTGTTGTAAAACTTAAGTTTCACCAGTGACTTTGCCTTAGTGATTGTACAAGCTATTTTGAACTGAAATCAAATGAACCAAACTGAGCCCGATAGGAGTTCGAAGTGGAACTGGCACCACAAAGCACCCATGAATTTTTACAGCGAAAACAACTTTTGAAGCACGCTCTTAACTCATTGAACAAACCTGGCAATGGAGGTGCTTAATCTTGATAATTGACATAGGAATTTCATAAGGAGGATGCGCAGCCAATGCATAAGCAAGTTCCTTGATTGTTGTGATACTTGAGTCACTGGGGAAACACTGTCTGAAATAAGCCATGACACGCAAATCCCGTAGAAGACGAGCATCTTTATGTACTAGCACCCTGAGAAGCACAATGGAGAGGTAGTGTAAGAAAGAAGAACATAATCTATAAACTTCCTAATTCATGGAAAACCAAAATTTGGCCAATTTGAATCATAAACTCATTAAAAGCCAGACACTGAACAATAAATAGAAGGACCGATAACATTTTCTGGTTATTTTTCTGAGGCTTTGGGGCACAGTAAGCTAGAATTTAGCACCAACACCTTATGAATTTAAACTCTTGATTTCAAAGAACATCTGACATGAACCAGAATAAAAGTCCAGGAAAAGGGAATTGAACCAATGAAGCTATTCTAAATACCAAATGTGAATAATCTTAACAGTTATTCATATATTTTTAGGACGAAAACGGAATTAAAGCATGGTTTGCAAAATAAGACCACAACATACAAAATAGAGTCTGGAACATTTGAGGAGATAGTGAAGAACATACGATCTCTTTAAAGAGTCCTGTCGAGCTGAATTGATTTCAATTAGCGTCCCTGTTACATCATGTCCCTCGTCTAACCAGAATGCTCCAGCTGGTAGGTTCTTGCTCTCAGCAGAGATACAAATCTTAACTATATGGGTAGGAGAAATATGTTTCAGCATATCCACCAGTAAATCATAACCAATACCTGGAGCACAAGGAATGGCATAACACAATCAGTAGATTACAAGAAACATATAAACATAAGTTATGTGCAGAAGTAAAAAGAACCAAAACAGATTAGTTCATGAGTACAATTTACAACGCAAAAGAAATGGTAAATAAGCATACCTTTCACCCAGCCAGGTGTATTAACAACAAGGGGCACTCCAGTATTACCAGGGCTTTCACTATGGTTAGACATGCAATACACTTTCCGATAGCAATCATATAGAGCAAAGATAAATTTCAAGTAAGCTGATGGATCTCTTTTTGAGGAAATATCGCCGTAGAAAAAACATCTGAAACAcggcaaaacaaaaataacttttactCATCGTCAGTAAAACTTTTCAACAAAGATAATACCAAAGTTAAACCAGGTGGAACCATGATGATTAGGTTTTCTCCCCAAATTGAGCTAACGCAAAAATTTCTCTCCAGGCGTGGAAACATGAGAGGTACATTCCTTGCACGTAGTCTGTATACTACTACTGTAGATTTACTTCAATCTATATGAGCCGAAATAAGAACATTCACGCCTAAACTGATAATCTATCCATAGATTCCATACCAAACAATTTATATCAATTGATAAGTGGGCAAGAGTTTAATCATAAGTAATACTCCTACCTCAATTCTTAGTCATCCCAATGGCCGGGTACATTCTAAGATTACTGCTCAAACTTTATGTGGCAACATGTCATCTCAGGTTTTACATCCAGGATAGTTTTCCTAAGTAATTTACTTCCAAAAACTTACCTTCCACTAAGATTTTCACCTCCTAGACAGCTAAAGTTCAAATTAAGAACTGCATCACCTTCTATCAAATGTTCAACTTCATAGGCAATCTCTGTTCCATTCATCTTGCAGTTTTATGTTCTTCTATTTTCAGTTGTTCCAACTTAATCTAACAACTAGCATTACGGGGGGACCAAGTTTTCCAGCAGTTCAGCAAAGACAAAGTGTCCTGTCCAGGCTGGAGCCCAGCAAGCCAAGTCAACATGAACCCCAACAGCGCCAAGTTAATGTCAAATGTTACATACTTGACAGCATGAGTCAAGTTACATGGGTCAATCTTAAAAAGTCCTTTCAAATGCTCTTGGGATAACTGGCTCGCTCCTAGAagccaattaaataaaagggaCCGCTTTACTCAAACCACGTGGCTCCATGATATGAAGATGACTAGTGAGGAGAAAAAGAACAGATATGTACAAAGATAGCTTCACACCACTTTTTtatcctctttttctcttctcacCAAGGACAGGGTTTCATCAAGTATACGCAAAGTAAATAATTGAGCAACAAAGTTGCATAAAAATAATGACTATCACAATGAAAAACCCAAGACACGTGCAGAGCACAAATTGTCCAAATCACTGCATAATGCCCACGAGATGCAGACATCAAAATAAAATGTTCCACCTTTGTAAGAATATGACCTCAATGCCTCTGTAATTGCATAGTAGAGTAACTGCAACAACTTGAATAATCTAGCCCCTCAGTACAGTATGATGTTCCTCAAAGTTAATGGGAATTATCCTTTCCCACTAATGCACGCTGTTTGGACATCCAAGGGACATAATAACACACTCCAAACATCACGATTTCTAGGATATCACAAGATCCAggcaaacaaaaatatattccaGAGTACATACCTCTCTGGTGTTTTCAGGCATGGAATTGTCAAATCTGACCAATGGAGATAGACAGAAAAGGATCAATCAAATTAGTAAAAGGTGCAAGTAAAACCATCATAACGTAGAAGTGAcattagattgaaaaatactaAAGTCAGACATATAGACCACATTGTTGGCAAATGAATACTGGGCAGTACCTGGCGTTATCTTGTCAACCACGGTAAGTGATAGACATCCGGGAGCAGTGAACTCAGTCTGCCCAACATCTGTATCCAAATAAGCTACTCTTTTGTACCTGCATCAGTAGGATAAAATTGATATACTTGTAATGTGGCCAGTATTAGCAAATGATCAAGTATATTTGCAGATAAATCAAAGTATTCACCTTctataaaacacacaaaaaaaaaatcaaaaagaaaacacaaaacaaagagagaagtaaAATCACTGAGAAAAGCACAGGCCTAATTGAGCAAAACAATCCATAAACATGCTCAAtagaaatgaagaaaatatcACTTATGGTAATCGGATCAAAttctaaaattaaattttaaaaataagcaCGTAAAAATGATCCTTTCCTCGCCCAGAATATCATGAGCCACCGCATGATCTCAAATGAAAAGGACATCCCAAACCTTAATATTACCGTCTCAACTCAATACTCTCTTTTTACCATTTGGCCAAAGTATCTGGTTCGAACCACTCTATGGCTTTTCATCGCATCTTTcctaaaaaaaactaacttaTCCCAAAAGCATATTTTAACCATTTTTTCATGACAAAATTGGATGCTCCAATCCTACTCTTCTAGGTTTAAGCATGTATCACCTCTATTTCGAAAATCCCAAGCTTATCCCCAAAAGCTTCATCCACAAATTTCGGCAAAAAAACTCGGTTCTCACTCCatttcggtaccaaacctatGCAATAGTTGGAGCAATTTTTAGTCATTTTATCAAAAGGCATACATTACTTAATCAAATATACCACAGTACGCAGAGCACAATACAGTGAACCATGGATGCTAGAGCAATTTTCACTTCAAAAACTGGTTAGAGACACAGGCATTCCGGTAATACAGTACAAAAACACAAAAGTTAAACAACAGAATTAGACCATTGGGCCTAGCTCAAGCGGTCACGTAGCCCCCTTCGGGAGtgagaggttgtgggttcaACCATAGGAGGTCACACCCTGTGGTGATCACTAACAACTAACTACTAACTTTACTGATATATAcagtatgacaaaaaaaaaacaacaaaatttccaaatttcttaaaaactcCAGAGTCCAGACAGTAAATGGAAGCCGGAACAAGTTTCAGATAACTACACTGGAATAAGGTATTTCAACAGAGTCCAATTCTCGACGAGTAAAACATTACGTTGACAGATGCATTTCTTCAGACAGTACGCGATACATAATGTAgggaggggaaagagagagagagtttcccaTCACCTTTGAAGGAGAATGTTTAGCAGGTGGCGAGAGAAGGTGGTCTTGCCGCTGTTTTTGGCGCCGCAGATGAGGGCGACGGGAGGCGGCGATGTGATTGAGTCGTATGCTATGGATTCCGCGGCTTCAGACCACTCCTCCGGTATAAATATCTTTGGCGACGGGCTTTCTTCACTCTCTGTTAACgaagccatctctctctctctctctctctctctctgtgggtgTTATGTATATAGACACACCGCCCGCGTGCTGCGTCGAGTTGAGCCCGCGCTGATTGTGCGTCTCTCTCCCCACTCCTAAGCCGCCGAGGCTTGCAAAAGCctactgtttctactttctctacGAATTGTGTCTGCTGTTAGCAGAGCTCTTTCTAGATGAAGCAGTTCATCGAATCATTATGTTGTTTTGCAATTTCGGCTTGAGAAACCCTCCGAAGTTTTCACGGGGTGAACAATTTCATCCCTCTCAAAGTGTTTTGTGCGGTTggaattttaaataaattgttcgtgaaattttttttaatttaataatttatttaaaatttaaatcgTCAATTATTGAGATAAACAATGAGATAGGACGGCGCAGAAACTTCTTTTATGAAGTCTCCGTTAAAAAAGCAACCTCGGCTTTTCACTATATTAAAAGTTGTAGTTTGCCTTttcgttttatttttattttaaaaaagcaaATTGATATTCAAACtccaattattttttggtatccatacatttttttttagtgttaaaaatttatttattttttgcaaaagaaCAGAAAAGAGAGTGTAGAgaataaaaaatagagtgtgaataTCGGTtcccttaaaaaaattatgtttattaattttgtgtcaaacttgTATAGGTTATTGTTTCGTTTCAatgaaaagaattaaaaaattaaaaaaattatgacttttatgcgtttattgttataatttgaaccgtttattttTATAGGACCTGCAAAATAGTATTTCTTTACGAAAAATTCAGTGTGATCGAACATCGAcaagtatatcaaaaattaattcgTTGGCTCATTTCGAGCTCACAGTAATAATCAGCACCGTACATTTTGTAGTGCTCATCAAGTTCttcaaatatgagaaaaatcatgttcattggATATCGATCAATGCTTATCGTTAGACATTGATCTTGAAACTAATGCATTGTGCAAACTGAATCAGACCCATTTGTTTCAAGATAAATGCTTTTTGATCAATCATTGATCGGAATTCAGTAAAATATGATTTTCCACATACCTCAAGAACTTGATAAGTTCCAAGATAAGTTCCAttaatgaacgatttcgattaTTATTATGAGCCCGAAATAGGCTCACAAAAATCGAAACTCGACCAAACTAATGGAAACTAACCTCGTTAGCTCTCGTTCAACTCTATAATAGCAAAACAGGAAAAACTCTCTTGCATCTCCCTCTCTACTTTGCAGTTGCTCTAACATTGCTACATTGCCTCTTTATTTCCACAATGCACTGTTCATCCAATTATCTATATTTCCCACAATGCACTGTTCAACCAATTATCTATATTATATTATTTAACCTGCACCCCGCTTATAAGTTGTGAGTCAGTTGTTATTCTACAGTATTTTCTTATAATCAAATGTCCGGGTCAATGTGCACGCACCTCGataatgtcacgccctcgattttcaacataaatatcaaTGATATTCGTAACAAGAATTCTCATATTAATCCGTACGATACCCAAAAAAGTTCAACATTTTCATTGCtgtaattgcatttcaaagtcTAATAGTTctcaaaatattatattattgGCTCAACGGCTCCAAATTGACATAAGTATCAAGTGTCAAGAGAGTTAAGAGTTTGCAAATGTTCcttagtcaaaagaattacaattttagttatAAATAtatctttcaaaagaaatttgcaAAGATGAATAAATAActcctttggttagctttcaaaaaggtATGTTCACACTCCAAGCATGCAAGCTATGgatccgggttagcacctgaaaatgatgtaaagtttgagctacactagtccaATAGAAAAGTCTACACAAACTC
This DNA window, taken from Rhododendron vialii isolate Sample 1 chromosome 8a, ASM3025357v1, encodes the following:
- the LOC131298042 gene encoding polynucleotide 5'-hydroxyl-kinase NOL9, producing the protein MASLTESEESPSPKIFIPEEWSEAAESIAYDSITSPPPVALICGAKNSGKTTFSRHLLNILLQRYKRVAYLDTDVGQTEFTAPGCLSLTVVDKITPDLTIPCLKTPERCFFYGDISSKRDPSAYLKFIFALYDCYRKVYCMSNHSESPGNTGVPLVVNTPGWVKGIGYDLLVDMLKHISPTHIVKICISAESKNLPAGAFWLDEGHDVTGTLIEINSARQDSLKRSVLVHKDARLLRDLRVMAYFRQCFPSDSSITTIKELAYALAAHPPYEIPMSIIKIKHLHCQVPSTEVFYSLNATIVGLAVSSEDSEHLPQCVGLGLVRGIDIFKRVLYVITPVLQNTLEKVDLLLQGLIQIPTTLLQVQGCISPYMAANVLPTS